In the Zingiber officinale cultivar Zhangliang chromosome 5A, Zo_v1.1, whole genome shotgun sequence genome, TCTTTACATGTATTATTGGGATTGATGACCCTCACTTATAAAATATATGGAACTATCAATTCCCACTAATATATGTGAACAGACCCTTCCCTTGTCTATAAAAAGGGGACCAGAGATTCCGACCTCCTATTATTTCTATCAGTGATTCAGTGTGTTGTCAGTATATCCAATTAAAAGCCTTCCTCAGGCATCTAAAATGACTGATCACTCAGATCCCATCGATGTATTTAATTGTCAGAAGGCAGTGAGGAAAAATAAAGTAGAATAAAATCTGTTGAAAGGAATACAACTATGGGAGCATTCCATTCATGCTTTATTCAAAACAATAGTAGTCAATGCAGTAGGAGCTCCAGGAGTAGCGGACTGGAGGTAGAGTTCAAATTTAGACTTTTGAAATCCAACATCATAATGGATTCTGAACTCCAAGTTAAATGATGGCAAAATTGCAGAACTCCACGAGGTTCAGAAATATTTGGCATCTCTATCCTGTCAAATAAAATCTGATGTTTTGGCTCTTAGACTAATTGATAATAACAACATAGTCTATCCTCTTTCCATAATGCTTTTTATTGAAGGAATTCAACACCGCTGATGGATGATAAAAGACATTTTAATCAGAGCCCTCATCTACCCCTCTTCAAGATTACCTAGGCTGATGACGTGATGACATCTTCTGCatagatgatatccttggtaTTGTGGCAATCCTCTATGATGCCCTTGGCTTCAATGGATAATCCTCTTCCACTGGAATATTGTCCTTCTGAAACATTGCAGCCATCATGTATAGAGGAGAGGGATCTTATTAGGCAGGGAATATTGCTGGAGATCCAACCATGGTCATCTTGCTGCTGATCATGACTGACTTGCAATATCATTACTGGACAAAATGGATAATTAATGTCCATTGCCAACCAAAGTATCCCATAAAGACAGAAAACATTACCTAATAGTTATTTGGATGGTGTTTCAGTGCAAAGGAGATAAAATACAAATTTCTACACTGATGGATGGAAGTACTACCAAGATGTTGTGTATAACCATTTGAAGCGATTTGGTTATCAATTGTGAACAATGCAAGTAGAGTAGTCTGAAAACACAGAACACAATAATGTCGTGTCATAAAAAAACACAGAGTTGCTAACATTAATTGGCAATTGGAAAAGCATACCATTGTTATGCAGAAGGAACATCTCAAAATTTTGTTTTTGGTGATGCGTTATCCAAGGAATCCCATGTTATGTGTGCTCCCATTATTCATAAAGGGAACATGGAACAAGACAAGAATGCAGTATAAAAATGTCTAGCTCCCATCAGATGGTTCATCATAGTGCCAATCTATACCCTGTGAAAAAAACATTCTGAATTAGAAAAAGAATAGATTTGATTGacaaatcaaattttagaaaaactaaaaaatatcAAACTTTAGAAAAACTAAAGCCCAGCAAGCACGCAATTAGCGTGAAATGTGTTGGCAATCAAAAAGGTGTACATGTATGAACAACTTGTGGAATTAGTAACTAACAATAGGGTTGTCTGACCActtcaaaaattcttttgaagAAATCACCGATAATGATTAATTAGAGGGATCAACGATGAACAAACCATGTGGCATGCACAGTAAAGAAGCTGGAGCCCTTCTTCCCATTTATTAGCCCTTAGGAGTCCCTTAACAAGGTAAGAGAAAATTACTAGTTCCGGCACACATCCCCTTGTTATCATTTTACTGTATAAATCAAAGGCCTTCTCAATCTGAGATGATAAACAAAGGCCCTCAATAACTGAACTGTACATTTTTCTGTTTGCAACACTTGAACCTGACAAACTGCCTTCTATCTCTTTGTGCAATTCCATAGCCCTTTCCAGATTACCAGCTTTTGAGAAACTAAATATTAGAATGTTGTAAACAGGAGCAAGTGGTATCGTTTTATAGTTTGTTATCTCATCTAAGAGGCCAAGTGAACTAATAAACTTCTTGCTGAATCCTTGGATGACATAAGAATAACTGGATATGTGCCTCGGCCAATAAGTCTGCTTCATCTCCTCCAGAAGCTTGTGAGCAACATCAAGAAGGCCAGCAGTGCAACAATGGTTTATCAATATTCTGTAAGTGATAAAATTTGGGGCACAACTCTTTGCAGTCATTTGTCTAAAAAGCTCTAAGCACATATCAATTTTACATGCTTTCCCAAACCCATCTATCAGGGCGGTGTAAGTCACGACATTCGGAATACATCCTTTTTCTTCCATCATAATTAAAAGCTTATGGGCCTCCTCTGTTTTACCTACCTTACAAAGGCCATCAATCATCTCAGTATATGTGACGACATTTGGAGAACAAGAGCTCTCTAACATTTTGGAGAGAACTTTCAAAGCAAGATCAAGACGTTTatccttaaataacctatcaaTAAGGGAGCTGTATGTATATACACTAGGAATATAACCATTTTGAGACATTCTAACAAATACCTCCTGTGCATCATCAAGTTTGCCAACCTTGCAAAACCCATCAATGAGGGCATCATAAACAATCTGATTAGGATCACAACCAGCAGATGACATTGCATTGAGTAAATCACGAGCCTCAACTACTTTATGAGCTTTACATAAGCCATCAACCAATGCACCATATGTAAAAACATTTGGCTCTAAGATTTCAATGCTTCCATCATTAAAGTAATTATCAGTAATTTTCTCCTCACAATTTCCTCTCATCCTAGCATAGATATGACAAGCACCATCAATCTCTCCAGCCTTGCAAAGACCATCAATCAATGCAGTGTAGGTGATGACGTTTGGAATACAACCCATGCTGATCATGCTCTTGAAAAGTTCATTAGCCTTGGAGACTTGTTTTGTTTTCAAGTAAGCATGTATAAGTGCAGTATAAGTCACTACATTTGGGGTACAACCATTTATCTGCATTTCATTGAACCATCCACTAGCTTGTTTAATTAGCCCCACCTTGCAAAAAGTGTCGATTAAAATTGTATATGTATACACATCAGGCACAACATCATTCTTCTTCATTTCCTGAAATAAAAGGAAAGCCTCCTCTAATTTACTCGCTTGGCAAAGAACATCAATAACCTTTGTGTATGTGCTAGAATCAGGAGCAAATCCCTTTCCCATCATCTCCTTTATAATCTGAAATGCCTTATCAAATTTCCCCATGTGACAAAGGCATTGTGCAAAATTGCCCACATTTATCTTGTTTAGCACAAATCCTGCATTCAACATCTCCTCGTATGCATGTTCTGCCAACTCCAGCAATTCAGAACTTGGGAACTCTTTATTTCCACATACTCCCCCAATAAATATGTTATAGGTCACATAGCCTGGTTGACAACCACAAGCAATCATCTTCTTTAGTAGCTTATATGCATAAGCATAGTCTCTGGTAGAACAATATCCGTGCATTAGAGAATTAAACAAAGATGGGCTTGGATTGCAACCCTCTGTAATCATCATTTTAATAATTCTCTTACACCAGCCAAGCTGCTTCTTCTTGAGAAATCCTGAAAGAAATGTTTGATATGTCACAACATTAGGGACATACGAATTAGACCTCATTCTATGAAGGAAAGACATGGCTTCCTCAAAAAGAGAAGCTTCCAACAATCCACTAATCATTTGAGTAGATAACACTGTATCTAGAGTAAAATCTTCTCTCTCTATAATATTAATAGCTTCAATCCACCGTCCTGCTTTACACAAAGATTGGGCATAGCAGCCTATTGTGAACCTATTCAAACCAAATCCTGCATCAGACATCTCTTTATGTACCAAAAAAGCTGGACCTAGTTGGTCTGCACTCAAAAGAACTTGCAACAAAGCATTGTATGTCACCTTGGATGGCTTGTATCCAAAATCCTTCAGACGACCAAGCTCTTCCAGAGCATCATTCCAAAAACCATTATGACAGCACTTCCTTACCAAAACATTTAGCAACCTCTCAAGAATTTCTTGGTCATCCTGTTCAATTTCTCTAAGAAAATCCTGAGGAACTCTGTTCTTCTTATCAAAGCCTAAAATTTCTATCAATGCATCATACACTGAATCCGTGTGGCTATAGCCAATCTGCCGACCAGCCCAAATAAAGAATCTGAGAGACAAATCAGGAGTTTTGATTAACCTTAATACCTCAATCACCAATGACTCGTTCAATTTTCCTCTGAATTGCCTAAGTGTCTCCACCGTCTTGTGATCAAAGTCACTTCCACATGCCCTAATAGCATTGACGATCAAAATGGCATCCTCGGAGAAGTTTCCTGAACCAGCAGACTTCTCACAGTGGGCCTCGTGGTCTCCAGCAGTGGCCTTGTGTAAAAAGGCGAAGTCTTTCAGCGAGATTGATCCCTCCTGATGATCCTGTCGATCGGCAGACTCACCGTTGGGCAGAAATCCGAACTCCGCATCGACTAATCCATCCAAATCATCGCGGGGTGAGGAACAGCTACTACCGGTGCTGAAGAGGTGAAGGCGGGGCCTCTTCAAGGGATTGCCGAGGGAAATCGGTGATTGAATCGGCAAGAAGCAGCGTTTGACGCCAAACAAGGAGAAAACGGCAGGAGACTGGAAGAGAATCACCGCCGCTGCACGTCGGCTCATGCTGCTGCAGCGGCGTGGAGATTGGACCTTAGCATTAGGGAGGCGAACAGAGATCAACTCGACATCAAGTTCATGAATACTTGATGTTGGCGACGAGGATTACGGTAAAGAGGGGGCGATTCGATCGCACCTCGGAGGTTTTGAACGTTGGTCTACTAAAACCCTAGAAGACCAGAGCAAGATCGCAGTATAAAATATGAGGGTATTTTCGGTACTAAGACAACATTAAAATTATTtcctataattttaattatgtaattattaaataatcatataattaagattatcgatgataacttaaattaaacatattctaataatcatctttattttttttttctattgaccTTTAAATGAATTAACGGATGTACAAACGTAATCATTTTTTTTGACATCATAATTTAACTgataatcaataaaaaaaaataactaatacCAATTAAAAAAACTTTGTTACTAATGTTAAAGTTAAAACACTTACAATTGCTTCAACACAGCATCGTGGATACTCCATAGCACCCAGCATCGATACTCTATCAGGGCATGCATTGACATTGAATTTGATTGAAAAATTGAATTGGACGGTTGTGACCCGAAATATTTGTATGCGAAAAAGTCCATGAATTTAGCTTCACAATTAGAGTTGGATTAATAACTCTAGAAAGATAACTAAGGTCAGCTGTTGATACACTATTAGTACTAGGCTGTAAACGAATTGAATCGGTTCATGAGTTTTTCGAGTTTCGAATTCGAACAGCGAAAATTACTATCTACCACTtgccaaaatttaaaaataacatCTCTATTATATTCTCGAGAGTTTCTAAAGTCATTTGTGGTATGATAATAATTGGTAGGGTATTTGGGATTTATTTTGATGGTCGATAAAAATTTTTCGTAAATCGAATTATCAACTTCAACGTTAATTGAATCGCAAGAGTGGAAAatctagattaaaaaaaaaaattaatacggAGTGATTGCATCTTCTACCTTGTATTATCACCTCAAACAAGGAGCTTAATCGTGTCCCCTATATTGCCTTCGACAAAAGCTCAACACTATGTTACGTGGAGATCAAGTATGAAGGAAGAGATTGGTGCCAACCTACTTCATTAAACGCACAAGATTAAATGATGGACATTGATGACAAACTTCACGAATAAATTTTTCTATGGCTTAGTTGTTAATGCAGGGGAGTTTGCACAATAGAGTGGTCGATCCTAAGTAAAATGGTGAGGATTAAAAAAGACCCTCTCAATTTACCTGGTTGGTGGGTACACGTATTGCCCTTGGGATGCCTGGGTTTAATAAGTTTGTCTGGTAATATATCGATCATCCATAAGACAGTCTGGGAATATATTCGTCTTGGTTTTAATGGTCCACCTTTCCACTCAGGATGCAATTTAATACACCTCCAGGCAAATAATACATAACAGGACAAATATATGGGTCTTCACTATTCATTCTTCGTCCTCCTACATATGGGCGACCGGGCATAAAATCAACTAGAGTTACACTCCATATTTTGATCTCCACAAATTAAGCATGCAAGGCAAATCTGAGAAGATATCTGGTCGAGTTTCTAGAGTTCAAGCTGTCAGTTCGTGGATAAACTCCCAAGCACAGGCGATCGACTAAGCGCCGATCCGGCCTTTCGAGTGTCAATACCCAACTATTCAGGAATGAGTATCCTTACAATGGTCAGTCGGTCATGGAATTGCCCAGAGCTAGGGGGCTTGGTTCTCCATTACTCTATCATCAGATCtccaatattatatatatatatatagtctcaaGTGCCAGCTAGCCTTACAAAACTTAGGGTTCCACTCATCACCCGTTGTAATTTGCACCCGGTCGACTAAACTTCTGGTCGGGATATATCCAGAGGACaatattattagaaaattttaacaaattgtcagagaatattcctcTATAATGATACATGCCTTTAATGGAACCTTCCTCGAAGATGATTATACTTTTTCTCAACCGACACATTAGGATAGTATATTCCTTCAACCGCCTCATTGATGGCATCAGTTACAAAAGGGTGTACATTGGTAATAGAAGATTCCTCAGACTATGGCTACATGCCTTCCAAGATGTATATATTCCATTGCTCGATAActtctgacacccgacattctctgtcaTCTCATGATTGCAGAGGTTATAGAGGTGATATATAAATAGGGGGTCCTCTCTGATGGCAAGGCACGCACACTTCATACATTTTACTGTGCGTGCATCCGACTACTCGTTTACTGTTCTACTTCCCGCTCGGGCAATACACTGACTTGAATGTCAAAGGGCTTTCGCCAAGGACCCCTTCCTTGGTTTTTGACGTTGACATTTTGTTAGCTCGTTTGAGTGTGTGTAGGGAACTTAACGCACCAACCCATAGTCCTCAATTCAATCTGAAAGTCTTCGCCCAGTCAACGTTTCAGCTACTTACTCAGTGCACCATCTCCAACTTTTAGACATGATCACATATCAATCATAACAAACATAGAACCTATCAAATTCCTTTTAAAGAGTCTATAACCAACATCTTATAGCATTAGGTTTGATTTGTTGATCTTTACTAGAGGAGATGAGTCCACCTTCACACACGTAGCAAActgctgttggtgcgggaagcatccgacgatcgaacccgagttttgataatgataaaggattcaaagttaagatgtcttgttatctaatatggttgaatgagattgcaggaaaagccctaaggtttcttaggcaaagtcctagctgcggttaggcaggtgaaaaaccctagggggcggtaaccctaggtcctagggggtgataaccctaggcggaaagtcttggcgggtcgaagcttcgggcgaaagtcctaggggtggtaaccctaggtgaaaagttctggtgtcgtgaaccaggtgaaagtctgggcgGGCCGTGAAGTGGAAGTCCAGTAGAAAAACCTGAAGACTCGGGCACTGAGCAAatgtccaatcgatctggaggaccagtctgacaacaggtatgctctcctgactggagtaggtgaggacgcgttcccctctaagggaacagtaggcgtcgattcgacctagggtttctggtcgaaAATCCGAAATCAGAACTAGACAGTCCATTGACTGCCACACATTTATTtgtatgttattattatgtgctaacttagTTTTGCaagatatgttgttgttttgtgggTTGACATATCTTGTAGGGACAAAATAACAaggtttgcctcggatgaacagtacccgaggcaccctccatggagcttggaggtgcctcaggtgcaAGACAGAAGCTGCGTAGGAAGCcaggctggaggcaccctcatggaggcttgaggcgccttagacaacattgaaggcgccctccaggggattggaggtgccctcaagtggGTAGGCGAAGACTGCTTCGGAGCTTATCTGCACTGCGGATCCGGCAGTGATGGAGGAGCCCTTAAGGGGCTTGGAGGGGCCCTCAAcagcctttataaggcagtctcgaccagcagcctaatcaatcaactcccaagCGATCTTTCAGCTGTGCACTGCTCTAAAGACGATCCAGAAAGTCTATAACAAgaacccgacgacccgaagctgcaaatttcatttctttgttgtcggtaaagCTTTCTCAATATTATTTTGTAATAACTTTTTGTAATCTTTTGCGCTAttatagttgttggccaaagtaaacgctcaacgagcgtgagtcttggagtaggagtcacccaaggctccgaaccaagtaaaaatacttgggtccttctgtgtttgttttaatttccgctgcaatTATTCGTTAAGTTTTCCTAATACGAAAAgtaaaagccatgagcgctattcaccccccctagcgcttttcgatccaacaattggtatcagagcgggtcgcttcgatttgatgcaaccaccagtcaagcatatttttcgtggtgattttcaatttttcggagtcgatcagaaTCAGTATTCTTGCCCCATTCCAATCTAATTTTTCGTAATCGAAGTTtttcttgaagttggtgcaacaccacccgagatCGCATTTTATTCTTTTTACGTGCTAGTTTTTATGGCTCTtcaaggatcaagtcctgggacaagtttcgTTCTATTTTTCTTGTGCTAGTTTTtatggctcttcaagaaggctatagtacaacccgacctccgctcttcatcggagaggacttcggctactggaagagtCGAATGAAGTCGTACCTTCAAACACATTTTGACgtatggatgatcgtcaaaactggTTTGGAACTTCTAACTGACGGCACCGGCAAGCCAATATCATATGAGAACTAGGATGCAACTCTGATAAAGAAAGTAGAAGTCAACaccaaggcgacctgcaccctccaatgtgggctgacgaaggaggagttgaaccgcgtCGGCCCGTTATTGAGTGCCAAAGAACTGTGGGGGAAACTGATTGAATTACATGAAGAAatatccgacaccaaggtaagtaagagggatcttattcttaacaaattatataatataaaattacagGAAGGTGAAACGATGAGCTAGTTGCATGCGtacatccaagacctcctcaacggtctccacgtaatcggacaaaaggtagaaaatagagacaTAATCAAGTATTCTCTACATACTTTTCCAAGGACtaccttatgggcatccatggtagatgtttACAAGATATTCAAGGATCTCTcatcaattaaattagatgaactatttgctgaatttgaattgcatgaacaagttAATGCTCGATCAAATGAGAAGGGTAtaactttgattgcaggtacaagcagaaccagGGAATCAAAAGCAAGACACAGAACTGAACCGGAgttagaagaagaaccagactcagacaaTGATGACGAGGAGATCACAGCCGAGCTCGTCAATCTGGTGAGAAAActttacaaaaagaagaagggcttcaacaagaaggacatcaagaaggtgatccagtccaaggaggcccAGCCAAGCTTAAAGATGAAGTTCGAGGTCATCTGCTATGGTTGGAATCAAAAGGGTCATATCAAAGCAAATTGACCGAATCAAAAGGATGCGAAGAAGTAAAGAAAGAGTTAAGCtttgaaggcaacttgggacgagtcttcttcagaagagtccgacgatgaagaactcgaacagacgagtttcctTGCAATGATAGCCCGGTACCAAGTTAACGAATCCGGAatcgaggatgaatcggaagctgagttcgagagaagccacagatccgtatccgtttccgaagggcctaacccctctATAAGTACTTCAcggttatataatttaattaattatctaatgcataagttagctaaatctaacattcggatcaagtcacttctaaaggaggtaacaacccttaaagaagtgaccatctccgaatccttgactgaccagATTTAGACTGGaaccttaactcaagtccaaaaacttgaggaagagaattccagcctgaaaactcaagtcaaggatttgaagattgtattggaacggtttacactgggttccaagaatcttgacttgattcttggaaaacagaaggtCGTATACAAtagatccggactaggatttagaacaaaaagaaaataccaTTCATACTTGT is a window encoding:
- the LOC121980576 gene encoding pentatricopeptide repeat-containing protein At1g06710, mitochondrial-like, whose protein sequence is MSRRAAAVILFQSPAVFSLFGVKRCFLPIQSPISLGNPLKRPRLHLFSTGSSCSSPRDDLDGLVDAEFGFLPNGESADRQDHQEGSISLKDFAFLHKATAGDHEAHCEKSAGSGNFSEDAILIVNAIRACGSDFDHKTVETLRQFRGKLNESLVIEVLRLIKTPDLSLRFFIWAGRQIGYSHTDSVYDALIEILGFDKKNRVPQDFLREIEQDDQEILERLLNVLVRKCCHNGFWNDALEELGRLKDFGYKPSKVTYNALLQVLLSADQLGPAFLVHKEMSDAGFGLNRFTIGCYAQSLCKAGRWIEAINIIEREDFTLDTVLSTQMISGLLEASLFEEAMSFLHRMRSNSYVPNVVTYQTFLSGFLKKKQLGWCKRIIKMMITEGCNPSPSLFNSLMHGYCSTRDYAYAYKLLKKMIACGCQPGYVTYNIFIGGVCGNKEFPSSELLELAEHAYEEMLNAGFVLNKINVGNFAQCLCHMGKFDKAFQIIKEMMGKGFAPDSSTYTKVIDVLCQASKLEEAFLLFQEMKKNDVVPDVYTYTILIDTFCKVGLIKQASGWFNEMQINGCTPNVVTYTALIHAYLKTKQVSKANELFKSMISMGCIPNVITYTALIDGLCKAGEIDGACHIYARMRGNCEEKITDNYFNDGSIEILEPNVFTYGALVDGLCKAHKVVEARDLLNAMSSAGCDPNQIVYDALIDGFCKVGKLDDAQEVFVRMSQNGYIPSVYTYSSLIDRLFKDKRLDLALKVLSKMLESSCSPNVVTYTEMIDGLCKVGKTEEAHKLLIMMEEKGCIPNVVTYTALIDGFGKACKIDMCLELFRQMTAKSCAPNFITYRILINHCCTAGLLDVAHKLLEEMKQTYWPRHISSYSYVIQGFSKKFISSLGLLDEITNYKTIPLAPVYNILIFSFSKAGNLERAMELHKEIEGSLSGSSVANRKMYSSVIEGLCLSSQIEKAFDLYSKMITRGCVPELVIFSYLVKGLLRANKWEEGLQLLYCACHMGIDWHYDEPSDGS